A single genomic interval of Spinacia oleracea cultivar Varoflay chromosome 6, BTI_SOV_V1, whole genome shotgun sequence harbors:
- the LOC130463007 gene encoding uncharacterized protein — MRAPKEPKIKPPNIDAYDGTTDPDMHLLAYRHHMYVQGTNESTWCKYFPGTLKGVGSKWFERLPAGTISTFSELLLSTRFMAHKEETKMSMHLSRIQQGKDESLRSYVKRFNLEVGQIPDFPDGVAFDNFIRGLKKGFFKFDLVKKSV; from the coding sequence ATGAGGGCACCTAAGGAGCCTAAGATCAAGCCGCCGAATATCGACGCCTATGACGGAACCACAGATCCAGATATGCACCTTTTAGCTTACAGGCATCATATGTATGTTCAAGGGACAAATGAGTCCAcgtggtgtaagtattttccaGGTACTCTGAAAGGGGTAGGGTCTAAATGGTTCGAAAGGCTTCCTGCTGGAACCATTAGCACTTTCTCCGAATTATTGCTTTCCAcccggttcatggctcacaaggaggAAACGAAGATGAGCATGCACCTGAGTCGGATCCAGCAAGGGAAAGATGAGTCTTtgaggagttatgtgaagagGTTCAACCTAGAAGTAGGGCAAATCCCAGATTTCCCAGATGGGGTCGCGTTTGACAACTTTATCAGGGGACTTAAGAAAGGCTTCTTCAAGTTCGATCTGGTAAAGAAGAGTGTGTGA